The following proteins are encoded in a genomic region of Gossypium hirsutum isolate 1008001.06 chromosome D05, Gossypium_hirsutum_v2.1, whole genome shotgun sequence:
- the LOC107905870 gene encoding mitochondrial inner membrane protease subunit 1 isoform X1 — protein MGEWSSFTAVVRGLCLLYVTNKYLGTVTITYGPSMLPTLNVTGSMLLVERISTRIGKLRPGDVVIFRSPEAPRKIVCKRLIGLEGDQITYVVDPQSGDRCETIVVPKGHVWVEGDYIYNTKDSRNFGALPYGLLEGRAFWTLLPRKDFGPLTPKPE, from the exons ATGGGTGAATGGAGCAGCTTTACTGCTGTAGTGAGAGGCCTCTGTTTGCTTTACGTTACCAACAAATATCTCGGCACCGTCACTATT ACTTATGGTCCTAGCATGCTTCCGACCTTAAACGTAACAGGCAGTATGTTGTTGGTGGAGCGCATTTCGACCCGCATCGGCAAACTTCGACCTGGGGATGTTGTGATCTTTCGATCTCCCGAGGCTCCTAGGAAGATTGTCTGCAAACGGTTGATCGGATTGGAAGGTGATCAAATCACCTACGTCGTCGACCCTCAATCGGGTGATAGATGCGAAACTATCGTG GTTCCTAAAGGGCATGTTTGGGTAGAAGGAGATTACATCTATAATACAAAGGATTCGAGGAATTTCGGAGCTCTTCCTTATGGCCTTCTCGAAGGCAGAGCTTTTTGGACG TTATTGCCTCGTAAAGATTTTGGACCCTTGACACCCAAACCAGAATAA
- the LOC107905870 gene encoding mitochondrial inner membrane protease subunit 1 isoform X2, translated as MEQLYCCSERPLFALRYQQISRHRHYCSMLLVERISTRIGKLRPGDVVIFRSPEAPRKIVCKRLIGLEGDQITYVVDPQSGDRCETIVVPKGHVWVEGDYIYNTKDSRNFGALPYGLLEGRAFWTLLPRKDFGPLTPKPE; from the exons ATGGAGCAGCTTTACTGCTGTAGTGAGAGGCCTCTGTTTGCTTTACGTTACCAACAAATATCTCGGCACCGTCACTATT GCAGTATGTTGTTGGTGGAGCGCATTTCGACCCGCATCGGCAAACTTCGACCTGGGGATGTTGTGATCTTTCGATCTCCCGAGGCTCCTAGGAAGATTGTCTGCAAACGGTTGATCGGATTGGAAGGTGATCAAATCACCTACGTCGTCGACCCTCAATCGGGTGATAGATGCGAAACTATCGTG GTTCCTAAAGGGCATGTTTGGGTAGAAGGAGATTACATCTATAATACAAAGGATTCGAGGAATTTCGGAGCTCTTCCTTATGGCCTTCTCGAAGGCAGAGCTTTTTGGACG TTATTGCCTCGTAAAGATTTTGGACCCTTGACACCCAAACCAGAATAA
- the LOC107905869 gene encoding transcription factor bHLH144 isoform X1 — MQSDQQFYSPKAVPRLADHVDDNYIHMPVPSAFGTVFPPCAKPLPPLHGIEFQPSEVCPKNFVIFNQNDHRNQIMFNPAVANKFNGHGLNVFATYLDGKYDIKDVNDAEKDTSSSLKEDSDDIDALLSSEEEEQEDYDEEEVSTARTSGNYESDSDSHSAYGSKPRKNSSCSSTLKSSGSGFGTDPKKRLKMKKMVKVLRGIVPGADQMGTVAVLDEAVRYLKSLKVEVKKLGVENFKNGD; from the coding sequence ATGCAGAGTGATCAACAGTTTTACTCCCCAAAAGCAGTGCCCAGACTTGCAGATCACGTGGATGATAATTACATTCACATGCCGGTTCCTTCTGCTTTTGGTACAGTTTTTCCTCCATGTGCTAAGCCATTGCCACCCCTCCATGGCATTGAGTTTCAACCCTCAGAGGTTTGTCCCAAAAATTTCGTTATCTTCAATCAGAATGATCATAGAAACCAGATAATGTTCAATCCTGCTGTTGCAAACAAATTTAATGGTCATGGATTAAATGTTTTTGCAACTTACCTTGATGGAAAGTATGACATTAAAGATGTTAATGATGCGGAAAAAGATACCTCATCCTCTCTGAAAGAGGATTCAGATGATATTGATGCACTACTCAGCTCAGAAGAGGAGGAACAAGAAGATTATGATGAGGAAGAAGTTAGCACAGCACGGACTTCTGGTAATTATGAAAGTGACTCTGATTCTCACTCTGCCTATGGCTCAAAACCAAGAAAAAACAGCTCATGTTCTTCTACTCTGAAATCCTCTGGTAGCGGTTTTGGTACTGACCCCAAAAAGCGgctgaaaatgaagaaaatggttAAGGTTCTAAGGGGAATTGTACCAGGTGCTGATCAGATGGGTACTGTAGCCGTTCTCGATGAAGCTGTTCGGTACCTCAAGTCTCTCAAGGTTGAAGTAAAGAAGCTTGGAGTTGAGAATTTCAAGAATGGAGATTAA
- the LOC107905869 gene encoding transcription factor bHLH144 isoform X2 — MPVPSAFGTVFPPCAKPLPPLHGIEFQPSEVCPKNFVIFNQNDHRNQIMFNPAVANKFNGHGLNVFATYLDGKYDIKDVNDAEKDTSSSLKEDSDDIDALLSSEEEEQEDYDEEEVSTARTSGNYESDSDSHSAYGSKPRKNSSCSSTLKSSGSGFGTDPKKRLKMKKMVKVLRGIVPGADQMGTVAVLDEAVRYLKSLKVEVKKLGVENFKNGD, encoded by the coding sequence ATGCCGGTTCCTTCTGCTTTTGGTACAGTTTTTCCTCCATGTGCTAAGCCATTGCCACCCCTCCATGGCATTGAGTTTCAACCCTCAGAGGTTTGTCCCAAAAATTTCGTTATCTTCAATCAGAATGATCATAGAAACCAGATAATGTTCAATCCTGCTGTTGCAAACAAATTTAATGGTCATGGATTAAATGTTTTTGCAACTTACCTTGATGGAAAGTATGACATTAAAGATGTTAATGATGCGGAAAAAGATACCTCATCCTCTCTGAAAGAGGATTCAGATGATATTGATGCACTACTCAGCTCAGAAGAGGAGGAACAAGAAGATTATGATGAGGAAGAAGTTAGCACAGCACGGACTTCTGGTAATTATGAAAGTGACTCTGATTCTCACTCTGCCTATGGCTCAAAACCAAGAAAAAACAGCTCATGTTCTTCTACTCTGAAATCCTCTGGTAGCGGTTTTGGTACTGACCCCAAAAAGCGgctgaaaatgaagaaaatggttAAGGTTCTAAGGGGAATTGTACCAGGTGCTGATCAGATGGGTACTGTAGCCGTTCTCGATGAAGCTGTTCGGTACCTCAAGTCTCTCAAGGTTGAAGTAAAGAAGCTTGGAGTTGAGAATTTCAAGAATGGAGATTAA